A window of Dickeya zeae NCPPB 2538 contains these coding sequences:
- the ilvB gene encoding acetolactate synthase large subunit, whose protein sequence is MRYTGAELIIRLLEQQGITTVSGIPGGAALPLYDALGKSHIIHHVLARHEQGAGFIAQGMARASGKAAVCMASSGPGATNLLTAIADAKLDSIPLVCITGQVPSSMIGTDAFQEVDTYGISIPVTKHNYLVRDISELPQVINDAFRLAQSGRPGPVWVDIPKDVQTATIELAELPAPATLPPAPAVDTHALNAAAAMINQAKRPILYLGGGIISADAHQQAIELAERAGLPTTMTLMALGAMPVDHPLSLGMLGMHAARYTNMILQQSDLLIVLGARFDDRAIGKAEEFCPDARVIHIDIDPAELGKIRQPHVALHADVAQALEQLLPLVERQPRTEWLEQVRSLQRDFPFNMPNTDDPLSHYGLIRAVAAQLDDQAIITTDVGQHQMWVAQAYPLRRSRQWLTSGGFGTMGFGVPAAIGAALAEPQRTVVCFSGDGSLMMNIQEMATAAEENLNVKIVLMNNQSLGLVHQQQELFYKQNFVASDYRYQTNFLAIAAGFGFATCDLNAAEDPQTALRDALQRPGPTLIHAAIDINEKVFPMVPPGAANIEMIGD, encoded by the coding sequence ATGCGTTATACAGGAGCTGAGCTGATTATCCGTCTGCTGGAGCAGCAAGGCATCACCACAGTAAGCGGTATTCCGGGCGGCGCGGCGCTGCCGTTGTACGATGCGTTGGGAAAGAGCCACATCATTCACCATGTACTCGCCCGCCATGAACAGGGTGCCGGATTCATCGCTCAGGGGATGGCGCGCGCCAGCGGTAAAGCCGCAGTGTGTATGGCCTCCAGCGGGCCCGGTGCCACCAACCTGCTGACGGCCATCGCCGATGCCAAGCTCGATTCTATTCCACTGGTGTGCATCACCGGTCAGGTGCCTTCCAGCATGATCGGTACCGACGCGTTTCAGGAAGTCGACACCTATGGCATCTCGATCCCGGTGACCAAGCACAACTATCTGGTGCGCGATATCAGCGAACTGCCACAGGTGATTAACGACGCCTTTCGGCTGGCACAATCCGGCCGTCCTGGCCCGGTCTGGGTGGACATCCCTAAAGACGTACAAACCGCGACCATCGAACTGGCAGAGCTGCCTGCACCGGCCACGCTGCCCCCGGCTCCGGCTGTCGATACCCATGCTCTGAACGCGGCGGCGGCGATGATCAATCAGGCCAAACGCCCGATCCTGTATCTGGGGGGTGGGATCATTAGTGCAGATGCGCATCAGCAAGCCATCGAGCTGGCCGAACGTGCCGGGTTACCCACTACCATGACGCTGATGGCGCTGGGGGCAATGCCAGTGGATCACCCGCTGTCGCTCGGGATGCTCGGAATGCATGCCGCCCGCTATACCAACATGATCCTGCAACAGTCTGATCTGTTGATCGTACTGGGTGCCCGTTTTGACGATCGCGCTATCGGTAAAGCGGAAGAATTCTGTCCGGATGCCCGTGTTATCCACATCGATATCGATCCCGCTGAACTCGGTAAGATCCGCCAGCCGCACGTTGCACTTCACGCCGATGTCGCGCAAGCGCTGGAGCAGTTACTGCCATTGGTCGAACGCCAGCCCCGTACCGAGTGGCTCGAACAGGTGCGTTCCCTGCAACGTGATTTTCCGTTCAATATGCCAAATACCGACGACCCGCTCAGCCATTATGGGTTGATCCGCGCGGTGGCGGCGCAACTGGACGACCAGGCCATCATCACCACGGACGTAGGTCAGCACCAGATGTGGGTCGCGCAGGCGTATCCACTGCGGCGTTCACGCCAATGGCTCACCTCCGGCGGTTTCGGCACCATGGGCTTTGGCGTACCGGCGGCTATTGGCGCGGCGCTGGCGGAACCACAACGTACGGTGGTGTGCTTTTCCGGTGACGGCAGCCTGATGATGAATATTCAGGAAATGGCTACTGCGGCGGAAGAGAACCTGAACGTCAAAATCGTCCTGATGAACAACCAGTCACTGGGGTTGGTGCACCAACAACAGGAACTGTTCTATAAGCAGAACTTCGTCGCATCAGACTACCGTTACCAAACCAACTTTCTGGCGATCGCCGCCGGATTCGGCTTCGCCACCTGCGATCTGAACGCGGCGGAAGACCCGCAAACCGCCTTGCGCGACGCACTGCAACGCCCCGGCCCGACATTGATTCACGCCGCGATTGATATCAACGAAAAAGTGTTCCCGATGGTACCGCCGGGTGCCGCCAATATTGAGATGATTGGAGATTAA
- the ilvN gene encoding acetolactate synthase small subunit: protein MQTSSTTAQVTLELSVRNHPGVMSHVCGLFARRAFNVEGIMCMPLPGNEQSRIWLLVKDDHRLPQMISQVEKLEDVLQVTRHGEEMKIFDQVAEFYR from the coding sequence ATGCAGACTTCATCGACGACTGCACAGGTCACACTGGAACTCTCAGTACGCAACCACCCAGGCGTGATGTCCCATGTGTGCGGGCTGTTCGCCCGCCGCGCGTTCAACGTGGAAGGCATCATGTGTATGCCGCTACCCGGCAATGAGCAAAGCCGTATCTGGCTATTAGTGAAAGATGATCACCGCTTACCGCAGATGATAAGCCAGGTAGAAAAGCTCGAAGACGTATTACAGGTGACCCGCCACGGCGAAGAGATGAAAATCTTTGATCAGGTAGCGGAGTTTTACCGCTAA
- a CDS encoding DedA family protein yields the protein MEAWLEHLITQSLAYSLTAVLLVAFLESLALVGLLLPGTIMMASLGTLIGSGNMGLYPAWGMGIIGCLLGDWISYFIGWHFNEKLHNWSFLQKHRAYLYRTEKMLHQHSMATILIGRFFGPTRPLIPMVAGMLQLSPRRFALPNIIGCLTWPPVYLLPGILAGVAIDIPKQADSGSFKWLLLVTAVLLWSAGWLVWRWWRAPRGNTAEPNGWLTLARLRWLAPLTAIIAVISLWQLWQHPLMPVYRHLLWQILNG from the coding sequence ATGGAAGCCTGGCTGGAGCATCTGATCACTCAATCGTTGGCGTATTCGCTGACGGCGGTACTGTTGGTGGCGTTTCTGGAGTCACTGGCGTTAGTAGGGTTGCTGTTACCCGGCACAATCATGATGGCGTCACTGGGCACCTTGATCGGCAGCGGTAATATGGGGCTGTATCCCGCCTGGGGGATGGGCATCATTGGTTGTCTGCTGGGGGACTGGATTTCCTATTTCATCGGCTGGCACTTTAACGAGAAGCTGCATAACTGGTCGTTCCTGCAAAAGCACCGGGCATACCTGTATCGCACGGAGAAAATGCTGCACCAGCACAGTATGGCGACGATTCTGATTGGCCGGTTTTTTGGCCCGACCCGGCCGCTGATCCCGATGGTGGCGGGGATGTTGCAGCTATCGCCCCGGCGTTTTGCGCTGCCGAATATCATCGGTTGTCTTACCTGGCCTCCGGTGTATCTGCTGCCCGGTATTCTGGCCGGTGTGGCGATTGATATTCCCAAACAGGCTGACAGCGGTAGCTTTAAGTGGCTGTTGCTGGTGACCGCTGTCCTGCTGTGGAGTGCGGGCTGGTTGGTATGGCGGTGGTGGCGTGCTCCTCGTGGGAATACGGCGGAACCAAACGGTTGGCTGACACTGGCGCGCCTGCGCTGGCTGGCTCCGCTGACGGCTATTATTGCGGTCATCAGTCTGTGGCAGCTGTGGCAACACCCGTTGATGCCGGTTTATCGACACCTGCTGTGGCAAATTCTGAATGGGTAA
- a CDS encoding DNA polymerase II codes for MTLSPPRQGFVLTRHWQDIPAGVQVECWLATDTGPCRVRLSPQQAVAFVPMRHQARISQLLSEEKHWQLRPLALKNFHHEPQLGLYCLQYRQLLRLEKKLQEAGIPVYEADIRPPERFLMERFITAPVWFSGEESADGLIDNVKLKPAPDYRPSLKTVSLDIETSRHGELYCIGLEGCGQRQVFMLGPENGNREDAGDLTLEYVASRPQLLEKLNQWLHTYDPDVIIGWNLVQFDLRVLQQHAERYRIPLRFGRNSQELEWREHGYRQGHFFASAPGRLIVDGIEALKSATWHFASFSLEFVAQSLLGEGKASDNPYQRLEEIEQRFQQDKPALARYNLKDCELVTRIFEKTHLIAFLLERASVTGLAADRSGGSVAAFTHLYLPRMHRAGFVAPNLGEIPPEASPGGYVMDSRPGLYDSVLVLDYKSLYPSIIRTFLIDPVGLITGLQQPDEQHAVEGFRGAWFSRRQHCLPAIVEEVWHGRDLAKQENNKPLSQALKIIMNAFYGVLGSSGCRFFDPRLASSITLRGHEIMRQTRSLIEAKGYQVIYGDTDSTFVWLKRAHRADEADAIGRELVAYINDWWQQHLHQQHGLNSALEMEYETHFHRFLMPTIRGAELGSKKRYAGMTMTPQGEQMVFKGLETVRSDWTPLAQQFQQQLYRRIFHREPYQEWVREYVAKTMEGEHDDLLVYRKRLRHKLSDYQRNVPPQVRAARMADEYNRQHDRPLQYQSGGWISYVITVNGPEPLENRHSMLDYNHYVEKQLQPVADAILPFIHDDFATLITGQMGLF; via the coding sequence ATGACCCTTTCCCCACCGCGTCAGGGATTTGTACTGACCCGCCACTGGCAAGACATCCCTGCCGGAGTCCAGGTCGAATGCTGGCTGGCAACTGACACTGGCCCCTGTCGGGTCAGGTTGTCACCGCAACAGGCGGTAGCGTTTGTCCCGATGCGTCATCAGGCACGTATCAGCCAGTTATTAAGTGAAGAAAAGCACTGGCAACTGCGGCCGCTGGCGTTGAAAAACTTTCACCACGAGCCTCAACTGGGACTCTACTGCCTGCAATATCGCCAGCTGTTGCGATTGGAAAAGAAGCTACAGGAGGCGGGAATTCCGGTGTACGAAGCGGATATCCGCCCGCCGGAGCGGTTTCTGATGGAGCGTTTTATCACCGCGCCAGTCTGGTTTAGCGGCGAAGAAAGCGCTGACGGGCTGATCGATAACGTCAAACTCAAACCGGCCCCTGACTACCGCCCGTCACTCAAAACGGTGTCGCTGGATATCGAAACCAGCCGCCACGGCGAGCTTTACTGCATCGGTCTGGAAGGGTGCGGCCAGCGTCAGGTATTTATGCTGGGGCCAGAAAATGGCAACAGAGAGGATGCTGGCGACCTGACGCTGGAATACGTCGCCAGCCGTCCACAACTGCTGGAAAAACTCAATCAGTGGCTGCACACCTACGATCCGGATGTCATTATCGGCTGGAATCTGGTGCAGTTTGACCTGCGGGTGCTGCAACAGCACGCCGAGCGTTACCGCATTCCATTACGATTCGGACGCAACAGTCAGGAGCTGGAGTGGCGCGAGCATGGCTATCGACAGGGGCATTTTTTCGCCAGCGCGCCGGGCCGGTTGATCGTCGATGGTATCGAAGCACTGAAATCCGCCACCTGGCATTTTGCCTCGTTCAGCCTGGAATTTGTCGCCCAGTCGCTGCTTGGCGAAGGGAAAGCCAGCGACAATCCTTATCAGCGACTGGAAGAGATCGAGCAGCGTTTTCAGCAAGACAAACCCGCGCTGGCGCGCTACAACCTGAAAGACTGCGAGCTGGTGACGCGCATCTTCGAGAAAACCCATTTAATCGCCTTTTTACTGGAGCGGGCGAGCGTCACCGGGCTGGCCGCAGACCGCAGCGGCGGCTCGGTAGCGGCATTTACTCACCTCTACCTGCCACGTATGCACCGGGCCGGGTTTGTCGCCCCCAACCTGGGTGAGATCCCGCCGGAAGCCAGCCCCGGCGGCTACGTGATGGACTCCCGCCCCGGTCTGTACGATTCGGTGCTGGTACTGGACTATAAAAGCCTCTACCCCTCCATCATTCGCACCTTCCTGATTGACCCGGTCGGGCTTATCACCGGCTTGCAGCAGCCTGATGAACAGCACGCCGTCGAAGGTTTTCGCGGTGCCTGGTTTTCCCGCCGCCAGCATTGCCTGCCCGCTATCGTAGAAGAGGTGTGGCACGGGCGTGATCTCGCCAAGCAGGAGAACAATAAACCGCTGTCACAGGCGCTGAAGATCATCATGAATGCATTTTATGGCGTACTGGGGTCGAGCGGTTGCCGCTTTTTTGATCCTCGACTGGCGTCGTCGATCACCCTGCGCGGCCATGAGATCATGCGCCAGACCCGTTCGCTGATTGAAGCCAAAGGTTATCAGGTGATTTATGGCGATACGGATTCGACCTTCGTGTGGCTTAAGCGCGCCCATCGCGCGGACGAAGCGGACGCCATCGGTCGTGAATTGGTCGCTTATATCAACGACTGGTGGCAACAGCACCTGCATCAGCAACATGGGCTGAACAGCGCGCTGGAGATGGAATACGAAACCCATTTTCACCGTTTTTTGATGCCCACTATCCGTGGGGCCGAACTGGGCAGCAAAAAACGCTACGCCGGTATGACAATGACGCCACAGGGTGAGCAGATGGTATTCAAAGGGCTGGAAACGGTACGTTCGGACTGGACACCCCTGGCGCAGCAATTCCAGCAGCAGCTTTATCGGCGTATTTTCCACCGTGAACCGTATCAGGAATGGGTGCGGGAATACGTGGCTAAAACGATGGAAGGCGAGCATGACGACCTGCTGGTCTACCGCAAACGCCTACGCCATAAACTGAGCGACTATCAACGCAATGTACCGCCGCAAGTCCGCGCCGCCAGAATGGCCGACGAGTACAACCGTCAGCATGACCGTCCTTTGCAGTACCAAAGCGGCGGCTGGATAAGCTACGTCATCACGGTGAATGGCCCCGAACCGCTGGAGAATCGTCACTCAATGCTGGATTACAATCACTATGTGGAAAAACAGCTGCAACCGGTGGCCGATGCCATTCTGCCTTTCATTCACGATGATTTTGCTACACTGATTACCGGACAGATGGGGTTATTTTAA
- the rapA gene encoding RNA polymerase-associated protein RapA, whose translation MPFTLGQRWISDTESDLGLGTVVAMDARMITVLFPASGENRLYSRNDAPITRVMFNPGDTVTSHEGWQLQVEDVRDENGLRTYIGQRLDTDEPAELREVFLDSKLTFNKPQDRLFAGQIDRMDRFALRYRARLHQHEQALQSWGGLRGMRASLIPHQLHIAREVGQRHAPRVLLADEVGLGKTIEAGMIIHQQLLAGRAERVLIVVPETLQHQWLVEMLRRFNLLFSLFDDERYAEARLDSDNPFETEQLIICSLDFVRRNPSRFEQLLDADWDLLVVDEAHHLAWSEAAPSAGYKAIERLARAIPAVLLLTATPEQLGQESHFARLRLLDPDRFHDYHEFIAEQQQYRPVADAVTLLLSGNSISDSERNALSEMLGEQDIEPLLKSIASNSEDSAAARQELITMLMDRHGTSRVLFRNTRQGVKGFPKRELHQIRLPLPTQYQTAIRVSGIMNARKSAEDCARDMLYPEQIYQQFEDDNATWWSFDPRVEWMLEFLTSHRDEKVLVICAKAATALQLEQVLRTREAIRAAVFHEGLSILERDRAAAYFASEEEGAQVLICSEIGSEGRNFQFASHLIMFDLPFNPDLLEQRIGRLDRIGQSRDIQILVPYLENTAQALLVRWYHEGLDAFEHTCPTGRAIYDSHYEQLINLLAKPSEQTGLDDFIHTCRQQHDTLKAQLEQGRDRLLEMHSNGGERAQALAQAIAEQDNDVNLVNFALNLFDIIGIHQDDRSDNLIVLTPSDHMLVPDFPGLPQDGCTITFDRDQALSREDAQFVSWEHPLIRNGLDLILSGDTGSCAVSLLKNKALPVGTLLAELVYVVEAQAPKKLQLTRFLPPTPIRVLLDRKGTNLAAQVEFESFNRQLSAVNRHTSSKLVNAVQDEVHDMLQKAQPLVEAQAQALIAEAQRNAETQLRREQERLEALKAVNPNIRDDELEALEEQREQVLLNLQQANWRLDSIRLVMVAHQ comes from the coding sequence ATGCCTTTTACACTTGGTCAACGCTGGATCAGCGATACAGAAAGCGATTTAGGATTGGGTACGGTAGTGGCGATGGATGCCCGCATGATTACGGTGCTATTTCCGGCTAGCGGCGAAAACCGCCTCTATTCCAGAAATGACGCACCTATCACCCGTGTCATGTTCAATCCTGGCGATACCGTCACCAGCCACGAAGGCTGGCAACTACAGGTGGAAGACGTTCGTGATGAGAACGGCCTGCGCACCTACATCGGCCAGCGTCTGGATACCGACGAGCCCGCTGAACTGCGGGAGGTGTTCCTCGACAGCAAACTGACCTTCAATAAACCGCAAGACCGGTTGTTCGCCGGGCAGATTGACCGCATGGATCGTTTTGCACTGCGTTACCGTGCCCGTCTGCACCAGCATGAACAGGCGCTGCAATCCTGGGGAGGGTTGCGTGGCATGCGCGCCAGCCTGATCCCTCATCAGTTACACATCGCCCGCGAAGTAGGCCAACGCCATGCGCCACGCGTATTGCTGGCCGACGAAGTCGGTTTGGGTAAGACCATCGAAGCTGGCATGATTATCCACCAGCAATTGCTGGCAGGTCGTGCCGAGCGCGTACTGATCGTGGTGCCGGAAACCCTGCAACATCAATGGCTGGTGGAAATGTTGCGCCGTTTCAACCTGCTGTTTTCGTTGTTTGACGACGAACGCTACGCCGAAGCCCGCCTGGATAGCGACAACCCGTTTGAAACTGAGCAACTGATCATCTGCTCACTGGATTTTGTCCGCCGTAACCCCTCCCGTTTCGAACAGTTGCTGGATGCCGACTGGGATCTGCTGGTGGTGGATGAAGCCCATCATCTGGCCTGGAGTGAAGCCGCGCCGAGCGCTGGCTATAAAGCGATTGAGCGTCTGGCACGCGCTATTCCTGCCGTCTTGCTGCTGACGGCAACGCCAGAGCAATTAGGTCAGGAAAGCCACTTCGCCCGCCTGCGTCTGCTCGACCCGGATCGTTTCCACGATTACCACGAATTTATCGCTGAACAGCAACAATACCGCCCGGTCGCCGATGCGGTCACCCTGCTGCTGAGTGGCAACAGTATTAGCGATAGCGAACGCAACGCCCTGAGCGAGATGCTGGGTGAGCAGGATATCGAACCGCTGCTGAAATCCATCGCCAGCAACAGTGAAGACAGCGCCGCCGCACGTCAGGAACTGATCACTATGCTGATGGACCGCCACGGCACCAGCCGTGTGCTGTTCCGCAATACCCGTCAGGGCGTGAAAGGGTTCCCGAAACGCGAGCTACACCAAATCAGGCTGCCGTTACCCACACAGTATCAGACAGCGATTCGCGTATCCGGCATTATGAATGCCCGTAAATCCGCAGAAGACTGCGCACGCGACATGCTCTACCCGGAGCAAATTTATCAGCAGTTCGAAGACGATAACGCCACCTGGTGGAGCTTCGATCCACGCGTCGAATGGATGCTGGAGTTTCTGACCAGCCATCGCGATGAAAAAGTACTGGTAATCTGCGCTAAGGCCGCCACTGCGTTGCAACTCGAACAAGTGCTGCGCACCCGTGAAGCTATCCGCGCCGCCGTCTTCCACGAAGGACTCTCTATACTCGAGCGTGACCGTGCTGCTGCGTATTTCGCCTCGGAAGAAGAAGGCGCTCAGGTACTGATCTGTTCGGAGATCGGATCCGAAGGCCGCAACTTCCAGTTTGCAAGCCATCTGATCATGTTTGATCTGCCGTTTAACCCGGATCTGCTGGAACAACGTATCGGTCGTCTGGATCGTATCGGTCAGAGCCGTGACATTCAGATTCTGGTGCCTTATCTGGAAAATACCGCTCAGGCATTGCTGGTACGCTGGTATCACGAAGGGCTGGATGCGTTCGAACATACCTGCCCGACGGGTCGCGCAATTTATGACAGCCACTACGAGCAACTGATCAACCTGCTGGCGAAACCGTCTGAACAAACCGGACTGGATGACTTTATCCATACCTGCCGTCAGCAACATGACACGCTGAAAGCGCAACTGGAGCAAGGACGTGACCGCCTGCTGGAGATGCACTCCAACGGCGGCGAGCGGGCGCAAGCACTGGCACAAGCCATTGCCGAGCAGGATAACGACGTCAATCTGGTCAATTTCGCACTCAACCTGTTCGACATCATCGGTATTCATCAGGATGACCGTAGCGATAATTTGATTGTGCTGACACCGTCTGATCACATGCTGGTGCCGGACTTCCCCGGCTTGCCGCAGGATGGCTGTACTATCACGTTCGATCGCGATCAGGCGCTGTCGCGCGAAGATGCCCAGTTCGTGAGTTGGGAGCATCCGCTGATCCGCAATGGTCTGGATCTGATCCTGTCTGGCGACACCGGCAGCTGCGCTGTATCGCTGTTGAAAAACAAAGCCTTGCCGGTCGGCACACTGCTGGCAGAGCTGGTCTATGTCGTGGAAGCACAGGCACCGAAGAAACTGCAACTGACCCGCTTCCTGCCACCGACGCCGATTCGCGTCCTGCTGGATCGCAAAGGCACCAATCTGGCCGCACAAGTGGAGTTCGAGAGCTTCAACCGTCAACTGAGCGCCGTCAATCGCCACACTTCCAGCAAGCTGGTCAATGCGGTGCAAGACGAGGTGCACGATATGTTACAGAAGGCTCAGCCATTGGTAGAAGCACAGGCTCAAGCGCTGATCGCCGAGGCGCAGCGTAACGCCGAAACACAGTTGCGCCGCGAACAGGAACGACTGGAGGCGCTCAAAGCCGTCAACCCGAACATCCGTGACGATGAACTGGAAGCGCTGGAAGAACAGCGTGAACAGGTGCTGCTGAATCTGCAACAGGCCAACTGGCGTCTGGATTCCATCCGTCTGGTGATGGTGGCGCACCAGTAA
- the rluA gene encoding bifunctional tRNA pseudouridine(32) synthase/23S rRNA pseudouridine(746) synthase RluA, with protein sequence MEPYNPPREPWLHILYQDQHIMVVNKPSGLLSVPGRAEEHKDSIMTRIQADFPTAESVHRLDMATSGVMVVALTKAAERELKRQFREREPKKSYIARVWGHLAQDEGLVDLPLICDWPNRPKQKVCFEQGKPAQTDYIVLSRDSDGTTRVKLMPITGRSHQLRVHMLALGHPILGDGFYAHPEAKALAPRLLLHAQELAITHPIFTTPMHFRCEADF encoded by the coding sequence ATGGAACCCTATAACCCCCCTCGCGAGCCCTGGCTGCACATCCTGTATCAGGATCAGCACATCATGGTGGTGAACAAGCCTAGCGGACTGCTCTCCGTTCCCGGTCGCGCCGAAGAACATAAAGACAGCATCATGACCCGTATTCAGGCTGATTTTCCCACCGCCGAGTCCGTCCATCGTCTGGATATGGCCACCAGCGGTGTGATGGTGGTCGCCCTGACCAAAGCGGCTGAGCGAGAGCTGAAACGCCAGTTCCGCGAGCGGGAACCGAAGAAGTCTTACATTGCCCGCGTTTGGGGCCATCTGGCGCAGGATGAAGGGCTGGTCGATCTGCCGCTGATTTGCGACTGGCCTAACCGTCCGAAACAAAAAGTCTGCTTTGAGCAAGGTAAGCCCGCCCAGACCGACTACATCGTCTTATCACGGGACAGCGATGGCACCACCCGAGTGAAACTGATGCCTATCACCGGTCGCTCACATCAGTTGCGTGTCCACATGCTGGCATTGGGTCACCCGATTCTGGGCGACGGGTTTTACGCCCACCCGGAGGCGAAAGCACTGGCACCCCGTTTGCTACTGCATGCACAGGAACTGGCCATTACCCATCCGATTTTTACGACACCGATGCACTTTCGTTGCGAAGCCGACTTCTAA
- the djlA gene encoding co-chaperone DjlA: protein MRYWGKLLGLALGIVSSAGVGGLIIGLLLGHLLDRARASRRRDFFSAQATRQALFCLTTFQAMGHLAKSKGRVTESDIRIATTMMDRLELHGEARNAAQQAFREGKASQFPVRNKLRKLRDACIGRFDLIRMFLEIQLQAAFVDGALHPNERRLLYVFADELGVTREQFELFMRNMERGAHQSSKQSSSGYQSRQGNTYQSRQGSTHQSRQNNSQQQSSRQGNKSYQRRNQSYGGQSYGQRPPVYSRGPTIESACRTLGVRSTDDAATVKRAYRKLMSEHHPDKMMGKGLSPRMIEIAKRKAQDIQAAYEFLKINKFSR, encoded by the coding sequence ATGCGGTATTGGGGAAAGTTGCTGGGACTGGCGTTGGGGATTGTGTCCAGCGCCGGTGTCGGCGGGTTGATAATCGGGCTGCTGTTGGGTCATTTGCTTGACAGAGCTCGTGCATCCCGTCGTCGCGACTTTTTTTCCGCGCAAGCCACCCGCCAGGCCTTGTTTTGTCTGACCACCTTTCAGGCGATGGGGCACCTGGCCAAATCAAAAGGGCGGGTGACGGAGTCTGATATCCGTATCGCGACCACCATGATGGACCGGCTGGAACTGCATGGCGAGGCGCGTAATGCCGCGCAACAGGCGTTCCGTGAAGGGAAAGCCAGTCAGTTTCCGGTGCGTAATAAGCTGCGTAAGTTACGCGACGCCTGCATTGGACGTTTTGATTTAATCAGAATGTTTCTGGAGATTCAGTTACAGGCCGCGTTTGTAGACGGCGCATTACACCCGAATGAACGGCGGTTGCTGTATGTGTTTGCCGATGAGCTGGGCGTAACCCGCGAACAGTTTGAGCTGTTCATGCGCAACATGGAGCGTGGTGCCCATCAGTCGTCAAAACAGAGCAGCAGTGGTTACCAGTCACGACAGGGCAATACCTACCAGTCGCGGCAAGGGAGCACCCATCAATCACGGCAGAATAATAGTCAGCAACAATCATCAAGACAGGGCAATAAGTCTTATCAGCGGCGTAATCAGTCTTATGGTGGGCAGTCCTATGGCCAGCGGCCGCCGGTATACTCGCGCGGGCCGACTATCGAGAGCGCCTGCCGGACATTAGGGGTACGTAGCACGGATGATGCGGCGACGGTGAAGCGCGCTTATCGCAAACTGATGAGCGAACACCACCCTGATAAAATGATGGGCAAAGGCCTGTCGCCGCGCATGATTGAGATAGCCAAGCGTAAAGCGCAGGATATTCAGGCTGCCTATGAGTTTTTGAAAATCAACAAGTTTTCTCGCTAA